One region of Carassius auratus strain Wakin unplaced genomic scaffold, ASM336829v1 scaf_tig00035270, whole genome shotgun sequence genomic DNA includes:
- the LOC113081908 gene encoding neurexin-2-like, with the protein MQSGCWSSLWPLWPLLLAGLFLSAGALEFGGAPGQWARYARWEAGSIGELSFSLKTNVSKALVLYLDDGGNCDFLELIIGGGHLQLRFAIHCAEPAALQMETRVNDDRWHMVLLTRNYRETMLMVDGETKVAEVRSKRKEMAVVSDLFVGGIPPDVRLSALTSSTVKYEPPFMGLISNLKVGEMPPTLLNSNGIHNDLEYLCVKQNPCLNGGYCSVQFGEVHCDCSHTRFRGKYCKEEEYAVEGYGQRARRGALELT; encoded by the coding sequence ATGCAGTCCGGGTGCTGGTCCTCTCTCTGGCCCCTGTGGCCCTTGCTGTTGGCCGGACTCTTTCTGTCGGCTGGGGCCCTGGAGTTTGGTGGAGCCCCGGGGCAGTGGGCTCGCTACGCCCGCTGGGAGGCCGGTTCCATCGGGGAGCTCAGCTTTAGCCTGAAGACCAATGTGAGCAAGGCACTGGTTCTGTACCTGGACGACGGTGGGAACTGTGACTTTCTGGAGCTGATCATCGGCGGCGGACACCTGCAGCTGCGCTTCGCCATCCACTGTGCCGAGCCGGCCGCCCTCCAGATGGAGACCCGTGTCAACGATGACCGCTGGCACATGGTGCTGCTCACTCGCAACTACCGCGAGACCATGCTGATGGTGGACGGGGAGACCAAAGTGGCGGAGGTGCGTTCCAAGCGCAAGGAGATGGCGGTCGTCAGCGACCTGTTCGTGGGGGGCATCCCACCGGATGTGCGTCTCTCCGCGCTCACGTCCAGCACGGTCAAGTACGAGCCTCCGTTCATGGGTTTGATCTCCAATCTGAAGGTGGGCGAGATGCCTCCCACTCTTCTCAACAGCAACGGCATTCATAACGATCTGGAGTATCTGTGCGTCAAGCAGAACCCCTGCCTCAACGGAGGATACTGCAGCGTCCAGTTCGGCGAGGTCCACTGCGACTGCTCCCACACACGCTTCCGAGGGAAATACTGCAAAGAAG